The genomic segment TCGTCGACGACGTGGACTTCGCCGACTCCTCGGTGGTGGCGATGCGGCACGACTCCGGCGTCGTCAGCCACGTCACGTCGACGTCCGCCTCGCCCGAGAAGGACGTGAGCCTCGAACTCGTCGCCGAGGACTGTCGGCTCGAACTCGACCTCGTCTCGCACACGCTCGACGGAACGGTCGACGGCGAGTCGGTCCACGTCGAGGGCGACGACCGCCCCTACGAGAAGGAACTGGACGCGTTCGTGACGGCCGTCGAGACGGACGACCCCTCCCTCCCCCGGTCGCCGTACGCAGACGCGCTCCGAACGTTCGAACTCACGCTGGACGCCACCGACGGCCTCGCCGTCGCCTGAGGCGCGCTACTCGTCTTCAGCGAGGCGCTCCTGCCACTCCTGCACCCGTTGCACGACGTCCAGCGGCGACTGCGAGTTCACGTCCGTCTCGCGGAGTTCGTCGGCGACGGCCGCCAGTTCGGGGTCTATCGCCGTCTCGTCGTCGCCGGCGTCGCCGGAGTCGGCACCCCCGACGGCCTCGGTTCCGCCGTTCGCCGCCCGGCGCGTCTGCTGGACGGCGGCGGTGCCGTTCTCGCGCCGGTCGTCGGCCGCCGTCCCGGCCGCGCCGTCGTCCGTCGCGCCGGAACTGAACTGCCCGGACGACAGGTCGAACACGGCCTGCACGGGGCCGTCGCTGCCGCCGCCTCTCGCCTCGATGGCTTTCTCCGCGCGCAGTCTCTCCAGTACGTCGCCGGCGCGGGAGACGACCGGTTCCGGCACGCCCGCCAGGTCGGCGACGTGGATGCCGTAGGACCGGTCGGTCGGACCGTCCTGGACGGTTCGGAGGAACGTCACGTCGCCGTCGCGTTCCTCCGCCGCGACGTGGACGTTCGCCACCCGGTCGAGGTGGTCCGCCAGCGAGGTGAGTTCGTGGTAGTGCGTCGCGAAGAGCGTCTTCGCGCGAATCTCGTTGTGCAGGTACTCCGTCGCCGCCCACGCGATGGAGATGCCGTCGTAGGTGGCCGTCCCGCGGCCCACCTCGTCGAGGACGACCAGCGAGTCCTCGGTGGCCGAGTGGAGGATGTTCGAAAGCTCCTGCATCTCCACCATGAACGTCGACCGGCCCTGCGCGAGTTCGTCCAGCGCGCCGACGCGGGTGTAGATGCCGTCGACGACGCCGATTTCGGCCGCGCGAGCGGGGACGAAGCTCCCCACCTGCGCGAGGAGGACGATGAGCGCGGCCTGTCGCATGTACGTGGACTTCCCGCTCATGTTCGGCCCGGTGACGATGAGAAAGCCCCGCTCGCGGTCCATGAACAGGTCGTTCGGGACGAACTCGGTCGTTCGCTCCACCACCGGGTGCCGGCCCGCCTCGATGCGGACGGGACCGGGTTCGGCCAGCGTCGGGCGCGTCCAGTCGTTGCCGGCGGCGTGCGCGGCGAGGGAGGCCAGCACGTCCACCTCGGCGAGGGCGCGCCCGACGTCCTGCAGGAGTTCGGCGCGTTCGGCGACGCGTTCGCGGAGTTCGCAGAACAGGTCGTACTCCAGTTCGCCGCGGGCCTCCTCCAGCCGGAGAATCTCGCGCTCCCGTTCCTCTAACTCCTCGGTGACGAACCGCTTCGAGTTCTTCAGCGTCTTTATCTCGCGGTAGTGTTCGGGCACCTGGTCGGCGACGGACTTGCCCACCTGGATGTAGTGGCCGTCCGTCTTGTTCCGGTCCACCGTGACGTGCGAGAGCCCGTACTGGCGCTTCTCGCGCTCCGCGAGCGTGTCTATCCACTCCTCGGCCGCCTCGTGGCGGTCGACGAGTTCGTCGAGTTCGTCGTCGTAGCCCTTCCGAAACAGCCCGCCCTGCCGCACCGTCTTCGGCGGGTCGTCGGCGAGTGCGTCGGCCAACTCGTCGCGGAGGGCCGCGGCCGCCTCGCGGTCCGGTCCGGCCACCACGTCCGCCACCGGCGAGTCCGCCAGCGGACTCTCCTCGACGGCCTCCGCGACGGCCGGGAGGACCGAGAGCGTGTCGCGCACCGACAGCAGGTCCGAGGCGCCGGCGCTCCCGGAGGCGGCGCGGGCGGCGAGGCGTTCGAGGTCGTACACGTCGTCGAGCGCGTCGCGCACTCGCTCGCGCGAGAGCGCCTCCCGGGCCAACGCGTCGACGGCGTCGAGGCGGCGTTCGAGTTCCTCGCGGTCACGGCGAGGGCGCGTCATCCACTCCCGAAGGAGTCGGCCGCCCGGACTCGTCACGGTGTGGTCGACGGCGTCGACCAGCGTTCCCTCCGTCTCGCCGTGCATCGTCTCCGTCAGTTCGAGGTTCCGCTGGGTCGTCGCGTCGAGTTCGAGGTGGTCGTTCGTCTCGTACGTCTGCAGGCGCGTCAGCGACTGGAGGACGCCCGCCCCCGTCTCCTCGACGTACCGGAGGACCGCGCCCGCCGCGCGAATCGCCAGGTCCGAATCCAGCCCGACGCTCTCCATCGTCTCGCGCCCGAACTGCTCGCGGACGACGTGTTTCGACCGGCCGGGCGCGAACGCCTCGGCCTCGAACAGCGACAGCGACGCGTCCGTCTCCTGCCGCAGGCGCGAGAGGAAGTCGTCGTCGCTGCGGACCGCCGGCCCGGGGAGTATCTCGACGGGTGCGAAACGGTACAGCTCCGAGTGGGCGGCGTCGACGTCGGCCGTCTCGGTGACGAAGAACTGACCGGTCGTCACGTCGGCGAACGCCAGTCCGACCCCCGCGGCGTCCTCGGGCGCAACGACGGCGGCGATGTAGCGGGCGTCGGCGTCCGTCGTCTCCAGGAGGGTGCCGGGCGTGGCGACGCGCGTAATCTCCCGGTAGTGGCCGTCGTCGCCCTCGAACTGGTCGGCGACGGCGACGCGGTAGCCGCGTTCGACGAGGGTCTTCAGGTACGGCGTGAGGTCGTCCACCGGGACGCCGGCCATCGGATACGACGACCCGTGCGAGGACTTCTGCGACACCTTCAGGTCGAGTTCGTCGGCGACGAACTCCGCGTCGTCTCCGAAGAACTCGTAGAAGTCGCCGCACTGCATCGTCAGCACGTCCGCGTCCGTCTCGGACTTCAAAGAGAGAAATTCCCCGACGATTCCCTGCGAGGTCATACTCCTACCTCGGCCGTCCGGCCGATAAAACGCTGTGGTCTCCCCGGTCGGGCTTCTCGGGGCCCTCCGTCGTCGGCACCGGACGGCCGAACGTTCAAGTGGGAAGTGGCGGCCAGACTCGCCGTGACCTGACCGACGCCGCGGGCGACCACGCGGAGTGCGGCACCCCCGTCCGCGGAGACGCGCATCGTCGACTCGACTCCGGTGCCGCCGGTTCGCCATCCGCCGAGCGACGCGTCAGACCGTGTCGTCGGGGTCGTGTCGCTCTCGCATCCGTTCGGCTTCCGTGCGGTAGCGTTCGACCGTCTCGGGGTCATCGACCGTCGACAACCGCGCCGTCGCCACGTCCCGGGCGGCGGTGACGGTCGGTCCGGGACTGCTGCCGTAGCGGTTGAACGCCCACTCCTTCTGGAGGTACCGCGCGCCGTCCAGCGTCGCGTAGACGACGACGAGGATGTTCGGCGAGTCCGCCGAGTACGTCCGCTCGACCATCCACACCTGCGTCTCCTCGGCGTCGTCCACCCCCGCCGTCGATGTCGTGTCTAGCTCCATGTGTGAGACGACGCGTCCCGCGGAGAAAACGGCCGTAACCGGTTCTCGCCGTCCGAGAATCGGCGACGGTCGCCGCGCGCACCGCACCCCCGTTCGGGTGCGTCGACTCGGAGACCGTTCAGCGGTCCACCTCGCCCATGATGGTGTCGAGACTCCCGAGCGTGGCTATCAGGTCCGGTACGTACTCGCCGCGCGCCATCTCGGGGAGCGCCTGCAGGTGCGAGAACGACGGCCCGCGAATCTTGAACCGCGCGGGCGTCTCGGTGCCGTCCGAGCGGACGTAGATGCCGAGTTCGCCCTTCGCGGCTTCGACCGCTCGGAACACCTCGGTGTCGTCCTCGGGACGTATCGTCCGGGGCACGTTCGACTGGATGGTCCGCTCGTCCTCGGGCCAGTCTTCGAGCAGGTCGGCGCACTGTTCGACGATGCGCGCGGACTCCTCTATCTCGCGGAGGCGGACGAGCAGACGGCTGAAGTTGTCACAGCCGTCCTCGGTGACGACGTTCCAGTCGAGTTCGTCGTAGTAGCCGTACGGGTCGTCCCGCCGCAGGTCGTAGTCGACGCCCGACCCGCGCGCCACGGGACCCGTACAGCCGTAGGCCTTCGCCACGTCCGGGGGCAGGTGGCCGGTGTCGACGGTCCGGACCTGAAATATCTCGTTGGCCGTCAACAGGTCGTGGTACTCCTCTAACTTCGCCGGCAGGCCGTCGACGAAGGCGTGCACCTTCTCGAAGAACTCCTCGCGCGGTTCGGGCAGGTCCCAGACGACGCCGCCGAGGCGGAAGTAGTTGAACATCAGTCGCTGGCCGGTCACGTCCTCCAGGATGTCCTGTAACTTCTCTCTGTCTCGAATCGCGTACATGAACGTCGCGGTGAACTCGCCGCTGACGTCCAGGGCGTACGCGCCGACGGCGAGAAAGTGCGCGAGCATCCGCGACAGTTCGGCTACCATCGTCCGGACGACCTGTGCGTACTCGGGAACGTCGACGTCGGCGAGCGTTTCGGCGACCCGGGCGTACGCCCACTCGTTCAACAGGCCCGCGCCGCTCCAGTCCCAGCGGTCGGGGTACGGCATTATCTGGTGGCGGTACGTCTTCGACTGGCACATCTGCTCCTCACAGCGGTGGATGTACCCGAGGTCCGGTTCCACGTCGACGACTTGCTCGCCGTCCAGCGTCACCTCCAGGTGGAGGACGCCGTGGGTCGCGGGGTGATGCGGCCCGACGTTGAGAAACAGCGTGTCGCCCTCCCGACCGTCGTCCTCGACCGGATTCGCGTGTTCGCTGAACGAGACGACCTGCGGGCGGTCTCGGTCGTACCCGCGCGAGAGCGGGTGACCCTGCCACGTCTCGGGGAGGAGGATGCGGCGGAGGTCCGGGTGGTCCTCGTACCGGACGCCGACGAGGTCGTACGCCTCGCGTTCGTGCCATCCCGCCGTCGGGAAGACGGGAGCGGCGGACTCGCTCACGGGGGCGTCAGCGGGCAGGGGGACGACGACGCTCACCTCTCGGGTCGGGTCGTCGTACGACTTCAGGTGATACACCGTCTCGTATCTGTCCGCGTACTCCTGCGCCGTGACGCACGACAGGTGGTCGAAGCCCGCGTCGTCGCGAAGTCGCGTCAGCGTCGCCTGCACGTCGTCCGGGCGGACGACGAACCCGGGGGCGTTGACGTGGTCGTCCCGGCGGTACGCCAGGTCCGAGAGAAGCGCGTGAACTCCGCCCGCCGCCTCGACTTCGGCGCGGTCGGCGGACCGCGTGTCAAGACTCATATCTCGACATCGGCGCGACACCGCCTCGCCCTTCTGCCGCAATCGTGAGGTCCCTTTTTGTGCGCCGGTTCCGGAGTCACCGTCGTGAAGTCGCTCCGCATTCGCCTCGGTCTCCCCGACCGGTTCGTCCATCCGATGCACGCGTTCGTGGCCGAGACGCCCGGCTTCAGACGGACGAGTCTGCTCCACTGGAATCCGGCCGTCGGCGAGCGAAACACCGTCCTCTTCCACGTCGACGGCGACGACCCCCGGCGCTACACGGCGGCGCTCGACGCCTCGGCGTCGATTCTGGACTACGAAGTCGCCGACGCCGAGGACCGTCCCGGGTTCTACCTCGCGGTACAGGAAGAGCAACGGAACGCCGA from the Halogeometricum rufum genome contains:
- the mutS gene encoding DNA mismatch repair protein MutS; amino-acid sequence: MTSQGIVGEFLSLKSETDADVLTMQCGDFYEFFGDDAEFVADELDLKVSQKSSHGSSYPMAGVPVDDLTPYLKTLVERGYRVAVADQFEGDDGHYREITRVATPGTLLETTDADARYIAAVVAPEDAAGVGLAFADVTTGQFFVTETADVDAAHSELYRFAPVEILPGPAVRSDDDFLSRLRQETDASLSLFEAEAFAPGRSKHVVREQFGRETMESVGLDSDLAIRAAGAVLRYVEETGAGVLQSLTRLQTYETNDHLELDATTQRNLELTETMHGETEGTLVDAVDHTVTSPGGRLLREWMTRPRRDREELERRLDAVDALAREALSRERVRDALDDVYDLERLAARAASGSAGASDLLSVRDTLSVLPAVAEAVEESPLADSPVADVVAGPDREAAAALRDELADALADDPPKTVRQGGLFRKGYDDELDELVDRHEAAEEWIDTLAEREKRQYGLSHVTVDRNKTDGHYIQVGKSVADQVPEHYREIKTLKNSKRFVTEELEEREREILRLEEARGELEYDLFCELRERVAERAELLQDVGRALAEVDVLASLAAHAAGNDWTRPTLAEPGPVRIEAGRHPVVERTTEFVPNDLFMDRERGFLIVTGPNMSGKSTYMRQAALIVLLAQVGSFVPARAAEIGVVDGIYTRVGALDELAQGRSTFMVEMQELSNILHSATEDSLVVLDEVGRGTATYDGISIAWAATEYLHNEIRAKTLFATHYHELTSLADHLDRVANVHVAAEERDGDVTFLRTVQDGPTDRSYGIHVADLAGVPEPVVSRAGDVLERLRAEKAIEARGGGSDGPVQAVFDLSSGQFSSGATDDGAAGTAADDRRENGTAAVQQTRRAANGGTEAVGGADSGDAGDDETAIDPELAAVADELRETDVNSQSPLDVVQRVQEWQERLAEDE
- a CDS encoding NADH-quinone oxidoreductase subunit D, producing the protein MSLDTRSADRAEVEAAGGVHALLSDLAYRRDDHVNAPGFVVRPDDVQATLTRLRDDAGFDHLSCVTAQEYADRYETVYHLKSYDDPTREVSVVVPLPADAPVSESAAPVFPTAGWHEREAYDLVGVRYEDHPDLRRILLPETWQGHPLSRGYDRDRPQVVSFSEHANPVEDDGREGDTLFLNVGPHHPATHGVLHLEVTLDGEQVVDVEPDLGYIHRCEEQMCQSKTYRHQIMPYPDRWDWSGAGLLNEWAYARVAETLADVDVPEYAQVVRTMVAELSRMLAHFLAVGAYALDVSGEFTATFMYAIRDREKLQDILEDVTGQRLMFNYFRLGGVVWDLPEPREEFFEKVHAFVDGLPAKLEEYHDLLTANEIFQVRTVDTGHLPPDVAKAYGCTGPVARGSGVDYDLRRDDPYGYYDELDWNVVTEDGCDNFSRLLVRLREIEESARIVEQCADLLEDWPEDERTIQSNVPRTIRPEDDTEVFRAVEAAKGELGIYVRSDGTETPARFKIRGPSFSHLQALPEMARGEYVPDLIATLGSLDTIMGEVDR